Below is a window of Candidatus Zixiibacteriota bacterium DNA.
GTTTTGCTATCTTGATAATCCCCATATTCCACATTCAACAAATTGGATAGAGAGCTATTTTAGCCGTCTGAAAGCTCGATACCGGCAGCACCGTGGACTCGCTGTTCATCATCGTACAAACTACTTTGCTTGGTACTTCAAACTCTGTCAAAAATGAATCAAAAACCCACACATTTTGATCATTATGCCCGCAACGACGTGATGGGAAAGTTGGCTTTGAATCTTGTACCGCACCGCTTGCGGCGGGTTCGAAGACAGACCCGCCCTATTTTTTCATAGGGATGGTTAATTCTCAATGTCATACTCCGCTGACGGAGTAACCAGTATTGTCATTCGCGCGGGGTGTCTCTGCCCCGCACCGAAGAAAAGATGTCGGGATCACAAGGATCGCCGACCTACGAATATCGGAGAGTCCGCCGCGGCGGAAAATATGAGATTGCCACGCCTGCCCGCCCCGCCACAGCGGGCAGGCGTGGTGGGTCTCGTCTATGAAGCCGCTCCTCGCAACGACACGTTTAGAGAATGCTGGTGCACGGGGAACGTACACCAGCCACGAACAATCAGTGCGGAGTTTCTGTTTGAAAAAGGCGCGTTTGTATCTGCGCAAGTGGCTGAATTGTTTTGGCGCCTTCTAAGTCCAACAATGCCTGTTTGCGCCAAAGACCGCCGCCGTAGCCGCGAAGTTTGCCGGTCGACTCGATAACCCGGTGGCAGGGAATGACGATAGATAGATAATTTGCGCCATTGGCTCTTCCGACAGCCCGCTGCGCGCCCGGTTTGCCGAGAAATTCCGCAAGGTTGCCATACGAGCGCGTCACGCCATAGGGAATAATCTGCAATTGTTTCCAGACCAGTCTCTCGAAGGGTGTGCCTGTGACATCAATTAAAACAGTAAAATCTTTCAAGGCACCTGCGAAATAGGCATTCAATTCTGTTTTCAGTCGAAGCAGGTGATCATTTGTGCCTGCAATGACCTCGCGCTTGTAGCGTTTGACCACACGTTCTTTGATTCGTTCCACTCCCCCGCGGTCATGCCATTCGAGAAAACAGATTCCGCTTTCAGTGGCTCCGGCAATCATCGGTCCGAGCGGACTATCCAGATCACAGTATTGGATTGACCTAATGTTATTATCGAGCATGAGACCTCCCGGGCGAAAATCCAAATTCTTTTTTATATGCGGCGTTGAACCCGCTTGGTGATTCGTAGCCGGATTCGTATGCGGCATCGAGGGTAGTGCTTCCAGCCGATAGCAGTCCCTGCGCGTTCAATAGCCTCTGTCGGCGGTGGAACGCAAGCGGAGTCATTTCAAGTTGTGCGCGGAAATGCCTTCGCACTGTCGTTATATCGACGCCTGAAGCAACTGACAGATCATGTTCGGTCAGACGAATGGTCTTATTCTCGCGCATGAATGTGATGAGCCGTTTGACCCAATCAGGCAGAACATCAGGATATTTGTCAGACTTGCATCGTTTGCAACCGCGTAAACCAGCAGACAGAGCGTCTTCGCGCGACGGATAAAAGCGGACATTTTTTAAGAGCGGTGCTCGAGCCGTGCACGACGGCAGGCAATAAATACCGGTCGAATGTACGCCGATATAGAATTGGCCGTTAAAGCCGCTGTCTTTTTCGCGCATGGCCCGAACCATTTTTTCGTATGATAGCATGGCTTAATAATATACAAGAGTGGCGGGGTCGCCTACCGATTTTCGGGCATGGATGTCGCATTTTTCGAGGGAAAGCAGGGGGTGTAGAAACCCAAGAGGGAATAGACTTACTAATATCGGAGAACCCGCCACAGTGGGTAGGTGTGGCGAAGGCCCTGCACTAAGTGACCGTCAGGTCATCCACCTGCGGCGGACTTCGGAAGCCTTAGCGCCTATATCCTTGCTCACGCAATGATAAGCCAAGACCCGACGGAACAGAAAAGAATCGCTGAACCGTTCGCCTGTGGCGAACCGCGGCGGAATCGCTACAAGAAAA
It encodes the following:
- a CDS encoding Ada metal-binding domain-containing protein yields the protein MLSYEKMVRAMREKDSGFNGQFYIGVHSTGIYCLPSCTARAPLLKNVRFYPSREDALSAGLRGCKRCKSDKYPDVLPDWVKRLITFMRENKTIRLTEHDLSVASGVDITTVRRHFRAQLEMTPLAFHRRQRLLNAQGLLSAGSTTLDAAYESGYESPSGFNAAYKKEFGFSPGRSHAR
- a CDS encoding methylated-DNA--[protein]-cysteine S-methyltransferase, coding for MLDNNIRSIQYCDLDSPLGPMIAGATESGICFLEWHDRGGVERIKERVVKRYKREVIAGTNDHLLRLKTELNAYFAGALKDFTVLIDVTGTPFERLVWKQLQIIPYGVTRSYGNLAEFLGKPGAQRAVGRANGANYLSIVIPCHRVIESTGKLRGYGGGLWRKQALLDLEGAKTIQPLAQIQTRLFQTETPH